A region from the Mycolicibacterium phlei genome encodes:
- the treY gene encoding malto-oligosyltrehalose synthase, with translation MTPLSTYRLQMRGDAFTFADAENLLDYFAELGVSHLYLSPILTAAEGSTHGYDVTDPTSISPALGGPDGFARLSRSARARGLGLIVDIVPNHVGVEKPRQNAWWWDVLKHGRDSAYASFFDIDWELADGRVVLPVLGSDDDTADLVVDDSGDEPVLRLGDLVYPIAPGTGDGTGPQVHDRQHYRLTGWRGGVCGYRRFFSITSLAALRQEDRAVFDATHVEVRRWFDEGLVDGVRIDHPDGLADPAGYLTWLREITGPDAWIVIEKILAPGEPLEPGLPVAGTTGYDAMREIGGVFLDPAGERPLTELFETAGLPYDSLPAQARQLKVAAVTDTLASELARLRRTVVAATGADHPALPESIAALLSRVEVYRSDYRCLSLVLPTAFAETAAQRPDLSAPLALLAAALERSRETAARLQQLCGAATAKSMEDCLFYRDARLVSLNEVGSEPHLFGVSVAEFHQRAGVRAALWPHAMVALSTHDTKRGEDVRARIGVLSQVPSLWAELVGKWTTVAPPPDTATGLFLWQNIFGVWPGDGVITDEVRRRLHDYAEKAIREAGTRTSWNDPDTEFEAAVHTWLDTVLQGRIAAEMTSLVDHLDGYARSDALGQKLLSLTVPGVPDIYQGTELWEDSLVDPDNRRPVDYAARQAALAELTHPKLRVVAAALAVRRARPQTFTDGGYSPVLAAGPAAEHLLAFVRGTDVLTAVTRHPVRLSETGWGDTSLALPAGVWTDRLTGRGHRGVVPAADLFADLPVALLERAQ, from the coding sequence ATGACCCCGCTGTCGACATATCGACTCCAGATGCGCGGTGACGCATTCACTTTCGCCGACGCCGAGAACCTGCTCGACTACTTCGCCGAGCTGGGCGTCTCACACCTGTACCTGTCGCCGATCCTGACCGCCGCCGAGGGCTCCACCCACGGCTATGACGTCACCGACCCGACCTCCATCTCCCCCGCGCTCGGCGGGCCCGACGGTTTCGCGCGGCTGTCCCGGTCCGCGCGGGCCAGGGGCCTCGGGCTGATCGTGGACATCGTGCCCAACCACGTCGGCGTGGAGAAACCGCGGCAGAACGCATGGTGGTGGGACGTGCTCAAGCACGGGCGCGACTCGGCGTACGCCTCCTTCTTCGATATCGACTGGGAGCTCGCCGACGGGCGGGTGGTGCTGCCGGTGCTCGGATCCGACGACGACACCGCCGATCTCGTCGTCGACGACAGCGGCGACGAGCCGGTGCTGCGGCTCGGCGACCTGGTCTACCCGATCGCGCCCGGCACCGGCGACGGCACCGGACCGCAGGTGCACGACCGCCAGCACTACCGGCTGACCGGCTGGCGCGGCGGGGTGTGCGGGTACCGCCGGTTCTTCTCGATCACCTCGCTGGCCGCGCTGCGCCAGGAGGACCGCGCGGTGTTCGACGCGACGCACGTCGAGGTCAGACGCTGGTTCGACGAGGGCCTGGTCGACGGGGTGCGCATCGATCATCCGGACGGGTTGGCCGATCCGGCCGGCTACCTGACCTGGCTGCGCGAGATCACCGGTCCGGACGCCTGGATCGTGATCGAGAAGATCCTGGCCCCCGGTGAACCGCTGGAGCCCGGCCTGCCGGTGGCCGGTACCACCGGATACGACGCGATGCGCGAGATCGGCGGGGTGTTCCTCGACCCGGCCGGTGAACGCCCGCTGACCGAGCTGTTCGAAACCGCCGGGCTGCCTTACGATTCGCTGCCCGCACAGGCCAGACAGTTGAAGGTCGCCGCGGTGACCGACACGCTGGCCAGCGAGCTGGCCCGGCTGCGCCGCACCGTGGTGGCCGCGACCGGCGCCGACCACCCGGCGCTGCCGGAGTCGATCGCCGCGCTGCTCAGCCGCGTCGAGGTGTACCGCTCCGACTACCGCTGCCTGTCGCTGGTGTTGCCCACCGCGTTCGCCGAGACCGCCGCGCAGCGGCCCGATCTCAGCGCCCCGCTGGCGCTGCTGGCCGCGGCGCTGGAGCGCAGCCGGGAGACCGCGGCGCGGTTGCAGCAGTTGTGCGGGGCGGCCACGGCGAAGTCGATGGAGGACTGCCTGTTCTACCGGGACGCCCGACTGGTCTCGCTCAACGAGGTCGGCTCCGAACCGCACCTGTTCGGGGTGTCGGTCGCGGAGTTCCACCAGCGCGCCGGGGTGCGCGCCGCGCTGTGGCCGCACGCGATGGTGGCGCTGTCGACGCACGACACCAAGCGCGGCGAGGATGTGCGCGCCCGCATCGGGGTGCTGTCCCAGGTGCCGTCGCTGTGGGCCGAACTGGTCGGCAAGTGGACGACGGTCGCCCCGCCGCCGGACACCGCGACCGGACTGTTCCTGTGGCAGAACATCTTCGGTGTATGGCCCGGCGACGGCGTGATCACCGATGAGGTCCGCAGGCGCCTGCACGACTACGCCGAGAAGGCCATCCGCGAGGCGGGCACCCGCACGTCGTGGAACGATCCGGACACCGAGTTCGAGGCCGCGGTGCACACCTGGCTGGACACCGTGCTGCAGGGCCGGATCGCCGCGGAGATGACATCGCTGGTGGACCACCTCGACGGGTATGCGCGCAGCGATGCGCTCGGCCAGAAGTTGTTGTCACTCACCGTGCCCGGGGTGCCCGACATCTACCAGGGCACGGAGCTGTGGGAGGACAGCCTGGTCGACCCGGACAACCGGCGTCCCGTCGACTACGCGGCACGGCAGGCGGCGCTCGCCGAGCTCACCCACCCGAAGCTGCGGGTGGTGGCGGCCGCGCTGGCGGTCCGCAGGGCCAGGCCGCAGACCTTCACCGACGGCGGCTACTCCCCCGTGCTGGCCGCGGGCCCGGCCGCCGAGCATCTGCTGGCGTTCGTCCGCGGCACCGACGTGCTGACCGCGGTGACCCGCCACCCGGTGCGACTGTCGGAGACCGGTTGGGGCGACACGTCGCTGGCGCTGCCCGCCGGGGTGTGGACCGACCGGCTCACCGGGCGCGGCCACCGCGGCGTGGTGCCGGCCGCCGACCTGTTCGCCGACCTGCCCGTCGCCCTGCTGGAGCGTGCACAATGA
- the ilvA gene encoding threonine ammonia-lyase IlvA, with amino-acid sequence MSAELSQAPRTSPLTAADIDEAAQRISGVVHKTPLQLCERLSDATGATVYVKREDLQPVRSYKLRGAHNVLMQLSAEELAAGVVCSSAGNHAQGFAMACRSMGVRGRVYVPGKTPKQKRDRIRYHGREYIELIVTGRTYDDAAAAALDDVARTGATLVPPYDDLRTMAGQGTIAAEILDQLDDEPDTVIVPVGGGGCIAGITSYLAERTTNTSVLGVEPAGAASMMAALAAGEPVELDEVDQFVDGAAVKRAGTLPFQVLSAAGDMVSMTTVDEGAVCTAMLDLYQNEGIIAEPAGALSVAALTETDVEPGSTVVCVISGGNNDVSRYGEVLERSLVHLGLKHYFLVDFPQEPGALRRFLDQVLGPNDDITLFEYVKRNNRETGEALVGIELGSAADLDGLLKRMNESDIHVEALEPDSPAYRYLL; translated from the coding sequence GTGTCCGCTGAACTGAGCCAGGCCCCGAGAACGTCGCCGCTGACCGCGGCCGATATCGACGAGGCCGCTCAGCGAATTTCCGGCGTGGTGCACAAGACGCCACTTCAGCTCTGCGAACGGCTGTCCGACGCCACCGGCGCCACCGTTTACGTCAAGCGCGAGGATCTGCAGCCGGTGCGGTCCTACAAGTTGCGCGGCGCCCACAACGTGCTGATGCAGCTGTCCGCCGAGGAGCTGGCCGCCGGGGTGGTGTGCTCGTCGGCGGGCAACCACGCCCAGGGCTTCGCGATGGCCTGCCGCTCGATGGGTGTGCGCGGGCGGGTGTACGTGCCCGGCAAGACCCCCAAGCAGAAGCGTGACCGCATCCGCTACCACGGCCGTGAGTACATCGAGCTGATCGTGACCGGCCGCACCTACGACGACGCCGCGGCCGCTGCTCTCGACGACGTGGCCCGCACCGGGGCGACCCTGGTGCCGCCGTACGACGACCTGCGCACGATGGCCGGCCAGGGCACCATCGCCGCGGAGATCCTCGACCAGCTCGACGACGAACCCGACACCGTGATCGTCCCGGTCGGCGGCGGCGGCTGCATCGCCGGCATCACGTCGTATCTGGCGGAGCGCACGACCAACACCTCGGTGCTGGGCGTCGAGCCCGCCGGCGCCGCCTCGATGATGGCCGCGCTGGCCGCAGGCGAACCGGTGGAACTCGACGAGGTCGACCAGTTCGTCGACGGCGCGGCGGTCAAGCGTGCCGGCACCCTGCCGTTCCAGGTGCTCAGCGCCGCGGGCGACATGGTGTCGATGACCACCGTGGACGAGGGTGCGGTGTGCACCGCGATGCTCGACCTCTACCAGAACGAGGGCATCATCGCCGAACCCGCCGGTGCGCTGTCGGTGGCGGCGTTGACCGAGACCGACGTCGAACCGGGCTCGACGGTGGTGTGCGTCATCTCCGGCGGCAACAACGACGTGTCCCGCTACGGCGAGGTGCTGGAGCGCTCCCTGGTGCACCTCGGCCTCAAGCACTACTTCCTGGTGGACTTCCCGCAGGAGCCCGGCGCGCTGCGCCGGTTCCTCGACCAGGTGCTCGGCCCCAACGACGACATCACGCTGTTCGAGTACGTCAAGCGCAACAACCGCGAGACCGGCGAGGCGCTGGTCGGTATCGAGCTCGGCTCGGCCGCCGATCTCGACGGCCTGCTCAAGCGGATGAACGAATCCGACATCCACGTCGAGGCGCTGGAACCCGACTCACCGGCCTACCGGTACCTGCTCTAG
- a CDS encoding nitroreductase family deazaflavin-dependent oxidoreductase translates to MPLTGEYEPSPWDWVREHADKILETGSTEGIDLKGKPIILLTTVGAKTGKIRRTPLMRVEHNGEYAVVASQGGAPKNPFWYYNIKAHPRVELQDGAVTREYDAREVFGEEKALWWERAVAAWPDYADYQKKTDRQIPVFVLTPVD, encoded by the coding sequence ATGCCGCTCACCGGAGAGTATGAACCGAGTCCGTGGGACTGGGTCCGCGAACACGCCGACAAGATCCTCGAGACGGGCAGCACCGAGGGCATCGACCTCAAGGGCAAGCCGATCATCCTGCTCACCACCGTCGGCGCCAAGACCGGGAAGATCCGCCGGACGCCGCTGATGCGGGTGGAGCACAACGGCGAGTACGCCGTGGTGGCGTCCCAGGGCGGCGCCCCGAAGAACCCGTTCTGGTACTACAACATCAAGGCCCATCCGCGGGTTGAGTTGCAGGACGGCGCGGTGACCAGGGAATACGACGCCCGGGAGGTGTTCGGCGAGGAGAAGGCGCTCTGGTGGGAACGCGCCGTCGCCGCCTGGCCGGACTACGCCGACTACCAGAAGAAGACCGACCGGCAGATCCCGGTGTTCGTGCTCACCCCGGTGGACTGA
- the glgX gene encoding glycogen debranching protein GlgX, which yields MSSSVPTVWPGTPYPLGATYDGAGTNFSVFSEVAERVELCLIGKDGSEERIDLDEVDGYVWHCYLPTISPGQRYGFRVHGPWDPANGHRCDPSKLLLDPYGKSFHGEFKWGQALFSYDLDAEDPASGGTPPRVDSLGHTMTSVVINPFFQWANDRAPRTPYHETVIYEAHVKGMTQCHPGVPEELRGTYAGLCHPAIIDHLKSLNVTAIELMPVHQFLHDHRLVQLGLRNYWGYNTFGFFAPHYEYAATKHAGGAVAEFKTMVRTFHEAGIEVILDVVYNHTAEGNHLGPTLNFRGIDNAAYYRLLDEDKRFYKDFTGTGNSLNARHPHTLQLIMDSLRYWVQDMHVDGFRFDLAATLARELHDVDRLSAFFDIVQQDPVISQVKLIAEPWDIGEGGYQVGNFPGLWTEWNGKYRDTVRDYWRGEPATLGEFASRLTGSSDLYEATGRRPSASINFVTCHDGFTLNDLVSYNEKHNEANGEDNRDGESHNRSWNCGVEGPTDDPEINALRTKQMRNIMGTLMVSQGTPMISHGDEIGRTQYGNNNVYCQDNELSWMDWSLCEKNADMLEFTRRVTRLRRDHPVFRRRRFFEGKPIRSGVQMRDIAWLTPAGEEMTIDDWGHGLGRCVAVFLNGDAITAPNARGERVVDDSFLLCFNAHDHPLEFVTPPDTYAREWTAELDTAHPTGAADLVVKAGETISLQARSLLVMRKTA from the coding sequence ATGAGCTCGTCGGTCCCGACGGTCTGGCCGGGTACGCCGTACCCGCTCGGGGCCACCTACGACGGCGCGGGCACCAACTTCTCGGTGTTCTCCGAGGTCGCCGAACGGGTCGAGCTGTGCCTGATCGGCAAGGACGGCTCCGAGGAGCGCATCGACCTCGATGAGGTCGACGGCTACGTCTGGCACTGCTACCTTCCGACGATCAGTCCCGGCCAGCGCTACGGCTTCCGGGTGCACGGCCCGTGGGATCCGGCCAACGGCCACCGCTGCGATCCGAGCAAGCTGCTGCTCGACCCCTACGGCAAGTCGTTCCACGGCGAGTTCAAGTGGGGGCAGGCGCTGTTCTCCTACGACCTCGACGCCGAGGACCCGGCCAGCGGCGGCACCCCGCCGCGCGTCGACTCGCTGGGCCACACCATGACCAGCGTCGTGATCAACCCGTTCTTCCAGTGGGCCAACGACCGCGCCCCGCGCACCCCGTACCACGAGACGGTGATCTACGAGGCGCACGTCAAGGGCATGACGCAGTGCCATCCCGGCGTCCCCGAGGAACTGCGCGGCACCTACGCCGGGCTGTGCCACCCGGCCATCATCGACCACCTCAAGTCGCTCAACGTCACCGCGATCGAGCTGATGCCGGTGCACCAGTTCCTGCACGACCACCGGCTGGTGCAGTTGGGTCTGCGAAACTACTGGGGCTACAACACTTTCGGGTTCTTCGCCCCGCACTACGAGTACGCGGCCACCAAACACGCGGGCGGCGCGGTGGCCGAGTTCAAGACGATGGTGCGGACCTTCCACGAGGCCGGCATCGAGGTCATCCTCGACGTGGTCTACAACCACACCGCCGAGGGCAACCACCTGGGTCCGACGCTGAACTTCCGCGGCATCGACAACGCCGCCTACTACCGGCTGCTCGACGAGGACAAGCGCTTCTACAAGGACTTCACCGGCACCGGTAACAGCCTCAACGCCCGCCACCCGCACACCCTGCAGCTGATCATGGACTCGCTGCGGTACTGGGTGCAGGACATGCACGTCGACGGGTTCCGCTTCGACCTGGCCGCCACGCTGGCCCGCGAGCTGCACGACGTGGACCGGCTGAGCGCGTTCTTCGACATCGTGCAGCAGGATCCGGTGATCAGCCAGGTGAAGCTGATCGCCGAGCCGTGGGACATCGGCGAGGGCGGCTACCAGGTAGGCAACTTCCCGGGTTTGTGGACCGAGTGGAATGGGAAGTATCGCGACACTGTGCGTGATTACTGGCGGGGCGAGCCCGCGACACTCGGCGAGTTCGCCTCGCGGCTGACCGGTTCCTCGGATCTGTACGAGGCCACCGGCCGGCGGCCCAGCGCGTCCATCAACTTCGTCACCTGCCATGACGGGTTCACGTTGAACGACCTGGTGTCGTACAACGAGAAACACAACGAGGCCAACGGCGAGGACAACCGCGACGGCGAGAGCCACAACAGGTCGTGGAACTGCGGGGTGGAGGGCCCCACCGACGACCCGGAGATCAACGCGCTGCGCACCAAGCAGATGCGCAACATCATGGGCACGCTGATGGTGTCGCAGGGTACCCCGATGATCAGCCACGGCGACGAGATCGGCCGCACCCAGTACGGCAACAACAACGTCTACTGCCAGGACAACGAGCTGTCCTGGATGGACTGGTCGCTGTGCGAGAAGAACGCCGACATGCTGGAGTTCACCCGCAGGGTGACGCGCCTGCGCCGGGACCACCCGGTGTTCCGCCGCCGCCGGTTCTTCGAGGGCAAGCCGATCCGCAGCGGTGTCCAGATGCGCGACATCGCCTGGCTCACCCCCGCGGGCGAGGAGATGACCATCGACGACTGGGGCCACGGCCTCGGCCGGTGCGTGGCGGTGTTCCTCAACGGCGACGCCATCACCGCGCCCAACGCCCGTGGCGAACGCGTCGTCGACGACTCGTTCCTGTTGTGCTTCAACGCCCACGACCACCCGCTGGAGTTCGTCACCCCGCCGGACACCTACGCCAGGGAGTGGACCGCGGAACTGGACACCGCCCACCCCACCGGCGCCGCGGATCTGGTCGTCAAGGCCGGTGAGACGATCTCGCTGCAGGCGCGGTCGCTGCTGGTCATGCGTAAGACGGCGTAG